In candidate division KSB1 bacterium, a single window of DNA contains:
- a CDS encoding M55 family metallopeptidase, producing MRVFVSADLEGVNGVVLLDQVLPTSPAYAQAREWMIQEVNAAIEGAVQGGAREVIVNDAHHTMTNLLIDRLHPKATLLSGTRKLFSMMEGIEGSVDAAFFIGYHAKTGTEGAVLDHTFAASVIHDVRVNDVSVGEFGLSAGMAGHFGVPAVLVTGDRAVVQEAKALVPTIEAVVVKEGLSRTAARCYPFARTLEDIRLMAKRAVQHLEDKQPLKFAEPVRLAIEFQKTEQADLAASIPGMQRQGGCTVVFEADDFATAYRAFVAAFRIANQ from the coding sequence ATGAGAGTCTTTGTTTCTGCAGACCTGGAAGGCGTGAACGGCGTGGTGCTGCTGGATCAGGTGCTTCCCACTTCGCCGGCTTATGCGCAAGCACGGGAGTGGATGATTCAGGAGGTCAACGCTGCTATAGAAGGTGCGGTGCAGGGGGGTGCGCGTGAGGTGATTGTTAACGATGCGCACCATACCATGACCAACCTCCTCATTGATCGCCTTCACCCGAAGGCGACCCTCTTGAGCGGTACGCGCAAGCTCTTTTCTATGATGGAGGGGATCGAGGGCTCAGTTGACGCGGCCTTTTTTATCGGGTACCACGCCAAGACCGGTACAGAAGGCGCAGTATTGGATCACACCTTCGCCGCTTCGGTGATCCACGATGTCCGCGTAAACGATGTCTCGGTAGGCGAATTCGGGCTGAGCGCCGGTATGGCCGGACACTTTGGCGTTCCGGCAGTACTGGTGACGGGCGATCGCGCCGTGGTGCAAGAGGCAAAGGCCCTTGTGCCGACCATCGAAGCCGTGGTGGTCAAAGAGGGCCTCTCGCGAACCGCCGCGCGCTGCTATCCCTTTGCACGTACCCTAGAGGATATTCGCCTCATGGCTAAGCGGGCGGTACAACACCTGGAGGACAAACAGCCCCTCAAATTCGCCGAGCCGGTCCGTCTGGCTATCGAGTTTCAAAAGACCGAGCAGGCAGATCTCGCGGCAAGCATTCCCGGGATGCAACGCCAAGGGGGATGCACGGTCGTGTTTGAGGCGGACGACTTTGCCACGGCCTACCGCGCCTTTGTCGCCGCCTTCCGCATTGCCAATCAGTAG
- a CDS encoding phosphatidate cytidylyltransferase has protein sequence MRFETLGKRLIVAGIFIPLILFTTLKGGWPFVVIVTIIVGVASVEFYGLARLKAAYPQTGLGVAATVLVPSLLYLEGPAAIWVGISLLTLLVVSVELFRNRGSATTNVATTLCGILFVPLLLGHLVLIRQLPVELGLPYKQSGTWLVLMLITVWVCDTAAYGVGTAMGRHKLFVRISPKKTWEGAIAGFCAALLCAWACHALLVTGLRLGDSLVIGALCGTVGQLSDLTESQFKRDAGVKDSSTLIPGHGGMLDRFDSFLLLAPVAYYYLRFIALA, from the coding sequence GTGCGCTTCGAGACCCTTGGCAAAAGGCTCATTGTTGCGGGTATCTTCATCCCGCTCATCCTATTCACCACCCTCAAGGGCGGCTGGCCCTTTGTGGTGATAGTGACCATCATCGTCGGGGTGGCCAGTGTCGAGTTCTATGGTCTGGCGCGCCTCAAGGCGGCCTACCCGCAGACTGGCCTGGGTGTGGCCGCCACCGTGCTTGTGCCGAGTCTTCTCTACCTCGAGGGGCCTGCTGCCATTTGGGTGGGGATCTCGCTTCTGACACTACTGGTAGTAAGCGTGGAGCTGTTTCGGAATCGCGGCTCGGCAACTACGAATGTGGCGACCACCCTGTGCGGGATCCTTTTTGTCCCCCTGCTCTTAGGCCACCTAGTGCTCATCCGTCAGCTCCCTGTGGAATTGGGGCTTCCCTACAAGCAGAGCGGCACGTGGCTGGTGCTCATGTTGATCACTGTGTGGGTGTGCGACACGGCCGCCTACGGTGTGGGAACGGCGATGGGCAGGCACAAACTGTTTGTGCGCATCAGCCCGAAGAAAACGTGGGAGGGGGCTATAGCAGGGTTCTGCGCCGCACTTCTCTGCGCGTGGGCGTGCCACGCACTTCTTGTGACCGGCCTCCGCCTGGGCGACTCTCTGGTCATCGGTGCATTGTGCGGCACCGTGGGCCAGCTGAGCGACCTCACCGAGTCGCAGTTCAAGCGAGACGCAGGGGTGAAGGACTCCTCCACTCTAATCCCAGGCCACGGGGGCATGCTCGACCGGTTTGACAGCTTTCTGCTGCTGGCACCGGTTGCCTACTACTACCTTCGCTTCATAGCTCTGGCATAG